Proteins encoded by one window of Flagellimonas lutaonensis:
- a CDS encoding sigma-54 interaction domain-containing protein has product MENVQAIKQRFELIGNDVKLNRAIEKAIQVAPTDISVLVTGESGVGKEAIPKIIHSLSHRKHSKYIAVNCGAIPEGTIDSELFGHEKGAFTGATQTRSGYFEVADGGTIFLDEVGELPLTTQVRLLRVLENGEFLKVGSSNVQKTNVRIVAATNINMFEAIKKGKFREDLYYRLSTVEINIPPLRERQGDIHLLFRKFASDFGQKYKMPTIRLEDDAVQLLLNYRWPGNIRQLRNIAEQISVLEEKRIVSAATLSSYLPNYNASTLPAVVGPEKKEGDFSNEREILYKVLFDMKSDLNDLKKLTLELLKNNDSQKVQEENEGLIRKIYGGEQSDLSEESHAAEVLHLPQPVAQNGNSVTPRPAPAQQEDRYSFAEEIEEEETLSLQEKEIELIKKSLERNNGKRKAAAAELGISERTLYRKIKQYDL; this is encoded by the coding sequence ATGGAAAACGTACAAGCAATAAAACAGCGGTTTGAACTCATCGGCAACGATGTGAAGCTGAACCGTGCAATTGAAAAGGCCATTCAAGTGGCCCCTACGGACATCTCGGTCTTGGTGACCGGTGAAAGCGGTGTTGGCAAAGAGGCCATCCCAAAAATAATCCATTCGCTTTCGCACCGAAAGCACAGCAAATATATTGCGGTAAACTGCGGGGCCATCCCCGAGGGCACCATAGACAGTGAACTGTTTGGCCATGAGAAAGGGGCATTTACCGGGGCCACCCAGACCCGTAGCGGTTATTTTGAGGTAGCCGACGGGGGCACCATTTTTTTGGATGAGGTCGGTGAGCTTCCCCTGACCACCCAGGTGCGTTTGCTACGTGTACTTGAAAACGGTGAGTTCTTGAAAGTGGGTTCATCAAACGTTCAAAAAACGAACGTACGTATAGTGGCGGCCACCAACATTAATATGTTCGAGGCCATTAAAAAGGGAAAGTTTAGGGAAGACCTGTATTACCGATTGAGCACGGTTGAGATCAACATTCCGCCATTGCGCGAACGCCAAGGCGACATCCACCTGTTGTTCAGAAAATTTGCCTCCGATTTTGGCCAAAAATATAAGATGCCCACCATTCGCTTAGAGGATGATGCCGTGCAGCTCTTGCTCAATTACCGATGGCCGGGCAACATACGCCAATTGCGCAACATTGCCGAACAGATTTCCGTGTTGGAAGAAAAGCGCATCGTTTCAGCGGCCACCCTGAGCTCTTACCTACCAAACTACAATGCCTCAACCCTTCCTGCAGTCGTCGGACCAGAAAAAAAAGAAGGAGATTTTAGCAACGAGCGTGAAATTCTGTACAAGGTGCTCTTTGACATGAAAAGCGACCTGAACGATCTCAAAAAACTGACCTTAGAGCTACTCAAGAACAACGACAGCCAAAAAGTCCAGGAAGAAAACGAAGGGCTGATCCGTAAAATTTACGGTGGCGAACAGTCAGACCTCTCTGAAGAAAGCCATGCGGCAGAGGTGTTGCACCTACCTCAGCCGGTGGCCCAAAACGGTAATTCAGTAACACCACGGCCGGCACCAGCGCAACAAGAAGACCGGTATTCTTTTGCCGAGGAAATTGAAGAAGAGGAAACCCTATCTTTACAGGAGAAGGAAATCGAGCTCATCAAAAAATCGCTCGAACGCAATAACGGCAAACGAAAGGCAGCAGCTGCAGAGCTTGGCATTTCA